From a region of the Oncorhynchus mykiss isolate Arlee chromosome 32, USDA_OmykA_1.1, whole genome shotgun sequence genome:
- the LOC110488130 gene encoding neurexophilin-1, whose protein sequence is MQATCWCAVLLLTPAFYLVTSVHASKGDLLKSGSPKSTLKHIWTESGKDLSISRLLSQTLHGKENTTALDLRYDTPEPYSEQDLWDWLRNSTDLHDSRPRAKRRPMVKTGKFKKMFGWGDFHSNIKTVKLNLLITGKIVDHGNGTFSVYFRHNSTGQGNVSVSLVPPTKIVEFDVAAQQSVIDAKDSKSFNCRIEYEKVEKGARNTLCNFDPSKTCYQEQTQSHVSWLCSKPFKVICIYISFYSTDYKLVQKVCPDYNYHSETPYFPSG, encoded by the coding sequence GTGACAAGTGTACATGCTTCCAAAGGAGACCTCCTCAAATCGGGCAGCCCCAAGTCAACGTTAAAACACATATGGACAGAAAGCGGCAAGGACCTGTCAATCAGCAGGTTGCTGTCACAGACTCTCCATGGCAAAGAGAACACCACGGCCCTGGACCTGCGCTACGACACCCCGGAACCCTACTCCGAGCAGGACCTCTGGGACTGGCTGAGGAACTCCACCGACCTCCATGATTCTAGACCTAGAGCCAAACGGCGGCCTATGGTCAAGACAGGCAAGTTCAAGAAGATGTTTGGCTGGGGAGACTTCCACTCCAACATCAAGACAGTCAAGCTCAACCTCCTCATCACCGGGAAGATTGTGGACCACGGCAACGGAACCTTCAGCGTCTACTTCAGACACAACTCCACAGGCCAGGGAAACGTGTCTGTGAGTCTCGTCCCGCCAACGAAGATCGTGGAGTTCGACGTGGCAGCCCAGCAGTCCGTGATTGACGCCAAGGACTCCAAGTCCTTCAACTGCCGCATCGAGTACGAGAAGGTGGAGAAGGGTGCCAGGAACACGCTGTGTAACTTCGACCCGTCCAAGACATGTTACCAGGAGCAGACTCAGAGCCACGTCTCCTGGCTCTGTTCCAAGCCCTTTAAAGTAATCTGCATCTACATCTCCTTCTACAGCACTGACTACAAGCTGGTGCAGAAAGTCTGTCCGGACTACAACTACCACAGTGAAACTCCCTACTTCCCCTCTGGCTGA